The following proteins come from a genomic window of Lycium ferocissimum isolate CSIRO_LF1 chromosome 4, AGI_CSIRO_Lferr_CH_V1, whole genome shotgun sequence:
- the LOC132053509 gene encoding cytochrome b561 and DOMON domain-containing protein At3g61750-like produces the protein MAMVSRLLVMSLFIMLNFLERDDKRMVMAVDEDAKALCSVNLAQVLPPPYGGLENMVCRPVWNSFLLRYSQTKDNVVTIVLSTVYTTGWVGMGFSRDGKMINSSCMVGWVNPSGQGKIKQYYVEGLTPSKIKPEKGELPLTSVPPLIYLQGATIYLAFQLKYPNRLKNQPILLAFATKYPHHHHLTVHDDKTTILFDFSSGTSFDVSTGLNDYTSSKKTHGVLGILGWGLFSPLGAIFARYLKSQKSWYYFHVSAQFIGFILGLAGVVLGVQLHNKLQVHIPAHQGVGILILVLSILQVLAFFLRPDRDSKYRKLWNLYHGWVGRIALFFAAVNIVLGMHYAGAGQSWKIGYGFLLGSIMLVCIILETLLRLKKLDEPTTYSVNSI, from the exons ATGGCTATGGTTTCAAGATTACTGGTGATGTCATTGTTTATCATGTTAAACTTTTTGGAAAGAGATGATAAACGGATGGTAATGGCGGTTGATGAAGATGCTAAAGCACTTTGTAGTGTAAATCTTGCACAAGTTCTTCCTCCTCCTTATGGTGGTTTGGAAAATATGGTCTGTCGACCTGTTTGGAATTCTTTCCTGCTACGT TACTCACAGACTAAAGACAACGTTGTCACAATTGTATTATCAACTGTGTACACAACTGGATGGGTTGGAATGGGATTCTCGCGAGATGGAAAAATGATCAATTCGAGCTGTATGGTTGGTTGGGTGAATCCTTCAGGACAgggaaaaatcaaacaatattatGTTGAGGGCTTAACGCCCTCAAAAATTAAACCAGAGAAAGGCGAGCTGCCACTGACAAGCGTTCCACCCCTCATTTATCTTCAAGGCGCCACGATATACTTGGCCTTCCAGTTGAAGTATCCGAATCGTCTCAAAAACCAACCGATCTTACTTGCATTTGCAACCAAATATCCTCATCACCACCACCTTACTGTACATGATGATAAAACAACCATACTGTTCGACTTCTCTTCAG GTACTTCATTCGATGTTTCAACTGGACTTAATGACTACACTAGCTCAAAAAAGACTCATGGAGTATTGGGTATATTGGGATGGGGACTATTCTCCCCCCTTGGAGCGATTTTTGCGAGATACTTAAAGAGCCAAAAATCATGGTATTACTTTCACGTATCCGCTCAGTTCATAGGATTCATATTAGGACTCGCAGGAGTGGTTCTTGGAGTTCAACTCCACAACAAGCTGCAGGTCCATATTCCTGCACATCAAGGCGTTGGCATTCTCATTCTTGTGCTTAGCATTCTTCAG GTGTTGGCATTCTTTCTACGGCCAGATAGAGACAGCAAATACCGCAAGTTATGGAATTTGTATCATGGTTGGGTTGGGAGGATTGCCCTCTTCTTTGCAGCTGTGAACATAGTATTGGGAATGCATTATGCAGGTGCAGGACAAAGCTGGAAAATAGGTTACGGATTCCTTCTTGGTTCAATAATGCTGGTGTGTATCATTCTTGAAACGCTGTTGAGGCTGAAGAAGCTGGATGAGCCAACAACCTATTCCGTGAATTCAATTTAG